The genomic segment CCGCTCGAGCGCCGCATGGGCGCAGGCACGCCCCACCGTCAACGCCGCCTCGCGCCCGGCCTTGTCGAACAGATCCCAAGGCATGTTGTAATTCGGGCCCGCGGCATAGCCCTTGCCCCAATGCGCCATGGCACATCCCGGATCGGCGGCAATCGCCCTGTCGAAACAGGCGACCGCCTCTTCGTGATTATAGCCGTAGGTCCACAACAGCCCCCGATCGAACCAGAGCTGCGCCTCGGCCGATGCCGTGCTTACCGGGAAGCTGTGCGCTCCCAGATCGAAATATCCGTCCATCCCAACTCTCCCTGTCTAAGGCCGAACATACCATGAATCGGGGCACAGGATGACTCCTATCGTACCAATCCGCATTGCCCCTGCCCCGCCCTGCACATAGCTTGGCCGTCATGCGCTATGATGCCCACGAAACGCTGACCGCCCCGGCACGGCCCTCGGCGCAGCCCCTGCGGCTGGCGGGCGGGGTGGTTCTGGTGATCCTCCTCTACCTTCCGCTGGCCTACGCATATGCCAGTTTCGCCCCTGGAGCGCTTGGCTATGACGGGTCCACGTCACTGCTCGAGGGGCGGGCGCCGCTTGCGGTTCTCATCCTTCTGTTCGGGTTCACCTTCCTGATCCTTTCGCTGGGTATGACACTGCGGCTGGTGCATCAAAGGGGGCTCGGCAGCCTGATCGGCCCGTCAGGGCCGGCGCTGGCACAGTTCCTCCGCTGCCTGCGCTACCTGTTACCGCTCTACCTGGTGCTGACCCTGATGCCGATGCCGGCGGACTATCAGCTCAGCCCGAACCTCTCGCCGGGCCGCTGGATCCTGTGGCTGCCGCTCGCCCTGCCCTGCGTGCTGATCCAGACCAGCGCCGAAGAGTTGGTCTTCCGCGGGTACCTGCAAAGCCAGCTCGCGGCCCGGTTCCGCAGCCCGGTCATCTGGATCGGCCTGCCCTCGGCCCTCTTCGCGCTGTTCCATGTCAACCCGCAGATGCCGGCCGGCGAAACCTGGGCGGTGATGATCTGGGCGGGTTTCTTCGGTGTCGCCGCCGCCGACCTGACCGCCCGTACCGGCACGCTGGGCCCGGCGCTGGCGCTGCATTTCATCAACAACGTCTTCGCCATCCTCGTGACCGCCCCGGCCGGACAGCTTGACGGGCTGGCGCTCTATACCTTTCCCCTGCCCTTGGGCGAGGCGGGCTTCGCGTGGTACGTGCTGCCGATCGAACTGATCTTCACCCTCTGCGCCTGGCTCACCGCCCGCATCGCGCTCCGGTGCTGAGGCGCGCACGCCCCGAAGGCCGATTGCATTCCGCGCCCCCGGCGCTTATTTCAGGCGCCATATGGCCAAGCCGCAAAAGGGCGACCGGATGAACTGGATCACCAACTACGTCAGACCGCGGATCAACTCGATCTTCTCGCGCCGGGAAATCCCCGAGAACCTGTGGTCGAAATGCGATGACTGCGGCACCATGCTGTTTCACCGCGAGCTGAGCCAGAACCTCAATGTCTGCACCAATTGCGGGCATCACATGCCGATCACCCCGCGCGACCGCTTTGCCGCGCTCTTTGACGGCGGCACCTATGCCGAGGTCGACGTGCCCCTGCCCACGCCCGACCCGCTGCAGTTCCGCGACCAGAAGAAATACCCCGAGCGCATGCGCGCCGCCCAGAAAGCCACGGGCGAGAAAGAGGCGATGCTGGTCGCCCGCGGCGAGATCGGGCGCACGCCCATCGTCGCGGCGGCGCAGGATTTCTCGTTCATGGGCGGCTCGATGGGCATGTATGTGGGCAACGCCATCATCGCCGCGGCCCAGGAAGCGGTGAAGCTCAAGCGCCCGCTGATCCTGTTTTCCGCCGCCGGCGGGGCCCGGATGCAAGAAGGCATCCTGAGCCTCATGCAGATGCCCCGCACCACCGTCGCCGTGCAGATGCTGCGCGAGGCAGGCCTGCCCTATATCGTCGTGCTGACCCATCCGACCACGGGCGGCGTCACCGCCTCCTACGCGATGCTGGGCGACGTGCATATCGCCGAGCCCAACGCGCTCATCTGCTTCGCCGGTCCGCGGGTCATCGAACAGACCATCCGAGAGAAACTGCCCGAGGGCTTCCAGCGGGCCGAGTACCTGCTCGACCACGGGATGCTCGACCGCGTGACCAAGCGCACCGACATGCGCGACGAGCTGATCACCATCACCCGCATGTTGCTCGGCCTGCCGCCCGCGGTGAAGGGCGACCTGCCCGCCCCCACGCCCGAGCCCGAGGCCATCGAGGCGACACCGCCCGCGCCGCCGCCGGTCGAGCCGCCGGAAAACCCCAAGCCGGCGGCCAAGGCCGACAAGAAGAAATCCGGCAAGGAATGAGCGGCGCCACCTCGGATGTCATCCTGCAACGGATGATGTCGCTTCACCCCAAGATCATCGACCTCACGCTCGACCGTGTCTGGCGCCTGCTCGACCAATTGGGCAACCCGCAGGATGCACTGCCGCCGGTCATCCATATCGCCGGCACCAACGGCAAGGGCTCGACGCTGGCGATGATCCGCGCGGGGCTCGAAGGGGCCGGCAAGCGCGTGCACGCCTACACCTCGCCCCATCTCGCCCGGTTTCACGAGCGCATCTACCTCGCCGGGTCGCTGATCTCCGAGTCCGACCTGACGGCGGTGCTCGACGAATGCTACGCCGCCAATGGCGACGAGCCGATCACCTATTTCGAGATCACCACCTGCGCCGCCCTTCTGGCCATGTCGCGCACCCCGGCCGATTACACTTTGCTCGAAGTCGGGCTTGGCGGCCGGCTCGACGCGACCAACGTGATCGCCCAGCCCGCACTGACGGTCATCACGCCGGTGTCGGTCGACCATGAATCCTTCCTCGGCGACACGCTCCCCAAGATCGCCGCCGAGAAGGCCGGCATCATCAAGCGCCGCGTGCCTTGTGTCGTCGGCCCGCAGGCCGAGCCGGCGATGGAGGTGATCGAGGCCACGGCCCAGCGCCTCGGCGCCCCACTTCTGGCGCATAGCCAGCACTGGCACGTCACCACCGAACGCGGGCGGCTGATCTTCCAGGACGAGACAGGCCTGCGCGACCTGCCGCTCCCGAACCTGCCCGGCGCCCACCAGATCGAGAATGCCGGCGCGGCGCTCATGGCCCTGCGCCACCTGAACGCAGGCGATGCCGCGCTCGAGGCGGCGGTCACCCAGGCCCGCTGGCCCGCCCGGATGCAACGGCTCACCCACGGCCCGCTGATCGACGCCGCTCCGCAAGCCGAGCTTTGGCTCGACGGCGGCCACAACCCCGCGGCGGGCGAGGCGCTGGGGCGCTACCTCGCCAGCCTGCCCGACCGGCCGATGCACCTTGTCTGCGGGATGATGAACACCAAGGACGTCAAGGGTTACATGCGTCCGCTCGCGGCCCATGCCGCCAGCCTTACGGCACTGTCGATCCCCGACGAGCCCAACACGCTCTCGGCCGAGGATACCGCCGCCGCCGCCCGCGCGGTGGGGATGGAGGCAGGTGTGGCCGACAGCGCACTGGACGCCATCCGCGCCATCGTCGCCGAAGACCCCCATGCCCGCATCCTGATCTGCGGGTCGCTCTACCTTGCCGGGTCGATCCTGCGCGAAAACGGCTGAGGCCCGCGCCCGGAATTTTAAAAATTCCGGGTAAGAAAATACGCATTTTCTTACCCGTTTTCCGCGCGGAAAACGCCCCCTGGCACCGAAATCTTCAAAAGATTTCGGCCCGCGTTCTTTTAAAGAACGCGCCTCACCCCGCCTCGGCCAACAGCGCCTTCAACCCCGTCCGGTAATCCGGATACTTCAGCTCTACGCCCAGCTCCTCACGTATCCGCCGATTATCCACCTTCTTCGACTCGGCATAGAAGGATCGCGCCATCGGGCTCATCTCGGCCTCTTCGAACGGCACCTCCGGCGGCACCGGCAGGCCCAGCAACTCGGCCGCATAGGCGATGACGTCCTGCGGCGGGGCCGGGTCGTTGTCGCAGACATTATAGGCCGCGCCCGGGTTGGGGCGATTGATCGACGCCTCAAGCACCTGTGCGATATCCTCCACATGCGTCCGGCTGAACACCTGGCCTTCCTTTATGATCCGCCGTGCCGTGCCCTTGCGCACCTTCTCGAACGGCCCGCGACCGGGCCCGTAGATGCCCGCAAGCCGGAAGATGTGCAGCGGCAGCCCGTCGATGTCACGCCATTGCGTCTCGGCCATGACCCGCAGCTTGCCGCGTTTCGTTGCGGGCGTCAGGGGGGCGCTTTCATCCACCCACTCACCCTCGTGATCGCCATAGACGCCGGTGGTCGAGAGATACCCGGCCCACTCCAACCGCGGCGCGATCTCCCGTATCCGCGGCTCAAGCTTGGCCAGAACCGGGTCGCCCTCCTCGTCCGGACCGGCGGACACGAGGATATGCGTCGCCGTGGCGAACGCCTCCGACAGGTCGCCATCCGGCCACATCACCGGGATCACACCCTCATCCCGTAGCGCATCGGCCTTCTCGGCCTTGCGCGTCGTGCCGTAAATCACCCAGCCCTGCGGCAACAGCCGCTTTGCCAGCGCCTGTGCCGAATAGCCGTGTCCGAAGGAAAGTAACGTCTTGCCCATCCGCCCGACCTAGCCGCCCGCCGCCTGCTCTTCAACAGTCAGAACCCGCGAGGCCACCCACGCATAACCGTTTTCGCACAGGATGAAGGTCTCGCGCAGGCCATGCGGCTTGTCGGTCGGCGCCTGCAACACATGCGCGCCCATCGCCTCGGCCTGCTCTGCTGCCTTGTCCGGGTCGCTGTCATAGAGCCGTATCTCGATCCCCGCCCCGCGCGGAGGCGCCTCGGGAAGAAGCCCCAAAAGCGGATTGGCCGAATAAGTATGATCGCCATGCAGCTGAAACACCTGGGACCCGTAGCACATGATCGCGAAATCCCGGCTCACCCGATGGCTTGCCATCCCGAACACCTCTTCGAGAAACCGAACCTCCGCCGCCACGTCGCGTACGAGGATGTTCAGCCCCAGCCCGTTCAGCGACGCACCGAACTCCGCTGGGCTGACCGTTTCGAAATCCATTGTCCCCCTCCGAAGCCGCCGAGACTGTCGGCGCAGGTTGATCCCCCCGCCCCCGCGTGTCAACGTGAGCCGCAAAACTTGAATGTGACAGGAACAATTTGATGGCGCCAACCGATCTGTCCGGCGGGGTGCATTCCCCCGACCTTCCCGCCGCAGAGCAATTCCGCGACACAGGCAAGGCCGTCGACCGGCTGATCGAGCTTTACGACACCGCCTCGGCCTTCCTGTGCGATGCCTTCTCCGATGCGGTCGTCAACGGCGCGCCCAGCCACCGTATCCGCGCCTATTACCCTGAAATCCGCATCACCACGACCAGCTTTGCCCAGATCGACAGCCGCCTCAGCTTTGGCCACGTGGCCGAGCCGGGCACCAACGCCACCACCGTCACCCGGCCCCGGATGTTCCGCCACTACCTGATGCAGCAGCTCAAGCTGGTGATGGACAACCACGACGTTCCCGTCACCATCGGCGTTTCCGACACGCCGATGCCGGTGCATTTCGCCGTGGCCAACGACGCCGGTCTCACCGTGCCCCAGGAAGGCGCGATGGATTTCACCCTGCGCGACTATTTTGACGTGCCGGACCTGTCGACCACCAATGACGACATCGTCAACGGCACGTTCCAGCCTAGGCCCGACGGCGCCGGCGCGCTGGCGCCCTTCACGGCACAGCGGGTCGACTATTCCCTCGCCCGGCTGTCTCATTACACCGCCACGGCGCCCGAGCATTTCCAGAACCACGTGCTGTTCACAAACTACCAGTTCTACGTCTCGGAGTTCGAAGCCTACGCCCGCAAGATGCTGGCCGACCCCGACAGCGGCTACGAAAGCTTCGTGGGCCCCGGCAATGCCACCATCACCGACCCCGACGCACCGCTCGACCTGCCGCTGAAACTGCCGCAAATGCCGACCTATCACCTGACGCGCCCCGGCGCGGCGGGCATCACGCTGGTCAACATCGGCGTCGGCCCCTCGAACGCCAAGACGGCGACCGACCACATCGCCGTGCTGCGCCCGCATGCCTGGGTGATGGTGGGCCATTGCGCGGGCCTCCGGAACACGCAGAGCCTTGGTGATTTCGTTCTCGCCCATGCCTACCTGCGCGAGGATGGCGTGCTCGACGCCGATCTGCCGGCCTGGGTGCCGATCCCGGCCCTGGCCGAGATCCAGATCGCGCTGGAAGAGGCGGTCGCGGTGGAAACCCAGCTCAAGGGCTACGACCTCAAGCGCATCATGCGCACCGGTACCGTGGCCAGTTTCGACAACCGCAACTGGGAACTGCGCGACCAGTCCGGGCCGGTGCAGCGCCTGTCGCAATCCCGCGCCATCGCGCTCGACATGGAAAGCGCCACCATCGCCGCCAACGGTTTCCGCTTCCGGGTGCCCTATGGCACGCTCCTTTGTGTCAGCGACAAGCCGCTGCACGGCGAATTGAAGCTTCCCGGCATGGCCAGCGACTTCTACAAGACCCAGGTCGCGCGGCACCTGATGATCGGAATCCGCGCCATGGAAACCTTGCGCGACATGCCGCTGGAACGTATCCACAGCCGGAAATTGCGCAGTTTCGACGAGACAGCCTTCCTCTGAGGCGGAAAAATCACCCCAAAATCGGCGAAAAACCCTTCTTTTCTTACACTATTCGTTGTGTTCGCCCTCAAGATACAGTTAAATCGCCGCAGGAGGCCCATAGGAACGGGCAGATGAAGGAGACCAGAAAATGGCAAAACCGATGACGAAAACGCAGTTGGTCGCAGCGCTCGCAGACGAGATGGGCGCCGACAAGAAATCCGCAAGCGCGGCCTTGGATGCGGTTGTCAACGTGATCACCCGCGAAGTGTCTGGCGGTGGCGCGGTCACCCTGCCCGGCGTCGGCAAGATCTATTGCCGCGAACGCCCGGCCCGGATGGTGCGCAACCCCGCCACCGGCGAACAGATCCAGAAGCCCGCGGACAAGGTCGTGAAGATGACCATCGCCAAGGCCCTCAAGGACAGTGTGAACGACTGATCTTGTAATCGGCACGAGTTTCGGAAAGGGTCGCCCCCGCAAGGGGGCGGCCCTTTTCACGTGTCGGGAGGCGAGGGACATCATGGATATCAGGGCAATCGTCATGGGGCTGGCCTTTGCCTTCATGTGGTCCAGCGCCTTCACCTCGGCCAAGTTCATCGTCGTCGCCGCCCCGCCCGTTTCTGCGCTGGCGCTGCGTTTCCTGATCTCGGGGCTTCTGGGCGTGCTGATCGCCCGGTTGCTGGGGCAAAGCTGGCGGCTCACCCCGGCCCAATGGCGCGCGACGATCATCTTCGGCATCTGCCAGAACGCGCTCTATCTCGGGCTCAACTTCGTCGCCATGCAGACGGTCGAGGCCTCGCTCGCCGCGATCATCGCCTCGACCATGCCGCTTCTGGTGGGGCTGGCCAGCTGGGCCATCTTCGGAGAGAAGATCGGGCCGCTCGGGGTTTTCGGCCTTGTCGCCGGGGTGATCGGCGTGGCGATCATCATGGGCACCCGCATCCAGGGCGGGGCCGACATGTACGGCGTCACGCTTTGCGTGCTGGGCGTCATCGCGCTCACCTTCGCCACGCTTGCCGTGCGCGGGGCGACATCCGGGGGCAACTTCCTGATGGTGGTGGGCCTGCAGATGCTGGTGGGCAGCGCCGCCCTCGGCATCTTCGGGGCGGCCACGGAAACGTTCGAGGTCACATGGTCGTGGCAGCTGGTCGTCGCCTTCCTCTACACGACGCTGGTGCCCGGCCTTGCCGCCACGCTCGTGTGGTTCCTGCTGGTCAACCGGATCGGCGCGATCAAGGCCGCCACCTTCCACTTCCTCAACCCGTTCCTCGGGGTGGCCATCGCCGCGGTGATCCTCAGTGAAACGCTCGGCGCGTGGGACGTGATCGGCGTTCTTGTCGTAACCGGCGGCATCCTCGCGGTACAGCTCTCGCGGCAGCACCGCAAACCGGCCAGCGCGACGCCCGCAAAGTGACGCCGCGCCGGGCCTGCCGGGCTCAGACCAGAACATCGGTCGCCGCATGCCCCGCCCCGACACCCGGGATCACGATCGCCGGACCCTTCGAATGCGCGGTTCTGAGCGGCAGGATCGCCCGGTAGGCGGGCGAGGTGTACCAGCCGCGCGCCGCCGCTCCATCGGGGAACTCGATCACGATCAGGTCTCCCTGCCATGCCCCCTCAAGCTCGGTCACCTCGCCGCCATGGATGATGAACCGCCCGCCAAAGGGCGCAAGGGTCGCGTCGATCCGCTCGAGATAGGTCACGATCTCGGGGCCCACCTCGACCTCTTGCAGGATCGCGACGGCATATGCCTTCGAGGTTTCATGCTCTGCCATGACTCAGGCCGCCTCCCGTTGCCGCGAACAGGCCGCGCGCAGGGCCAGTTGCTCCAGCCGTGCCAGAACCGCCACAAACGCCGCCTGCCCCAAGACGAAGATCACGCCCAGCACATTCGGCGCGACCAGCCCGAGGAGCAAGGCAACGCTCGCCACAACCCACAGCACATTGCCGAGGATCACCAGCATCACCGCCGGCTGGTTGCCGGGCAGCCACAGCGCCACGATGCCCATGAACAGGGCCACGGGGAACAGGATCATCCCGGCCCAGAACAGCAAGGGCGCCGGCAGGGCCATCACCCCGGCCAGCGTTTCGGCCAGCGCCACCAGCAGCGCGCCCAAGCCAAGACAGGCCGCCGCATCGAAGAGCAAAATGGAGCGAAGGGGAAAAGATGCGTGAGGCGTAGCCATGGGAAACCTCCTTGTCTGGCGTTTAGGTCACGTCACCCAATCTGGCGGGCCCTGGTCGCCCGGTCGATTACGTCACGGGTAATTGGCCCCAGCGCCGGTTCCGGTAAGATCGGCCCATGACAGCGACCCAAGATATCACCTTCGGCCCCATGCTCCGCCTCTGGCGCAATCGCCGCTCGCTCAGCCAATTGGCCCTCTCGGCCGACAGCGAGATTTCCCAGCGCCACCTGAGCTTCATCGAATCCGGCCGCAGCCGCCCCAGCCGCGAGATGGTGCTGCGACTGGCCGAGACGCTGGCCATCCCCCTGCGCGAGCGCAACGCCCTGCTGGTGGCCGCAGGCTTCGCCCCGGCCTATAGAGAGCGCGACCCGGACGACCCCGAAAGCGTGGCGGCGCAGCGAGCGGTGCAAATCATCCTCAAGCATCACGAACCCTTCCCGGCGCTTGCCATCGACCGGCACTGGACCATGCTGCACGCCAATGCCGGCGTCACCGCCCTGCTCGAGGGGATCGACCCCACGCTGCTCGAACCGCCGGTCAACGCCCTGCGCCTGACGCTGCACCCCGGCGGCCTTGCCCCGCGCATCGAGAACTTCCGCGAATGGCGCGCGCATATCTTCCACCGGCTGCGTGAGATCATCGACCAGACAGCCGACCCGGGCCTTGTCGCCCTGCTGGAGGAGTTGAAGACCTACCCCGTGCCCCCCGGCGCCGCGCCTTACCGGCCCGGCGGCCCCGGTCATCCGTCCGGCATCGCCATCCCGTTCCGGCTGTGCACGGAGCACGGCGTTCTGTCCTTCCTCAGCACCACCACCGTGTTCGGTACGGCGCTCGACATCGCGCTGTCGGAACTGGCCATCGAGACCTTCCTGCCCGCCGACGACCATACCGCCGCCCTTCTCATGCCGGGCGGCTGACCCTCGCTAGAGCAGCCACAACACCAGCGAAAGCGTCACGAAGGACGAGATCACCGCGGTCAGCAGAGCGATCGAGGCGATACCATCATGCCCATAGGGCTGGGCCAGGATGATATAGATGCTGAACATCGGAATCGCTGCCGACAGGATCGCCGCCTGACGAAACTCGTCGGGCAGCACCACCACCCCCGCCACCGAATAAATCGCCACCGCCACTGCCGCCATCAGCGGGTGCAGCATCAGCTTGCCCGCCGCGATCCCGCCGGCCAGCGCGCGATCGCCCCGCATCGGAAGGCCGTAAAGCGTGCCGCCGATCACCACCAGCGCCAGCGCACCGGCCGACCCGGCAAGAAGCGACAGGAACCGCTCCACCGGCTCGGGGTAAGGCAGGCCGGTCACCGACACCACCAGCCCCAGCATAAGCCCGATCACGAAAGGCCGGCTGAAGAAGTCTTTCGCGATCCCGCCCAGAACGCCCGTAATCGTCCGCCCTGGCCGGGGCCGGGACAGGTCCAACAGGATCAGCCCCAGCGGGATCAGGATGACGTTCTCGACAAGGAAATTCAGAACCAGCACCTGCCCTGCGATATCCGGCAGCGTCAGCAACAGCGCCGGATACCCGACGAAAGCCGAGTTCGGCACCACCATTCCCATGACCGCCACCGCCCGCCGGGCCGGCCCGGTGCCCGACAGCGTCACGGCAACATACCCGATCAGCATCGTCGCCACACCGGCACTCAGGTACACCAGAAGATATCCGGGGTGCAGCACCTCGCCCAGGTCCCGCCCCGCCACGGCGTTGAACAGCAGCGGCGGCAGCGCGATGTTCAGAACATACCGCCCCAGCACCTTCATGTCGTCGCTACTGAACAACCCGAAAGCAACCGAGCCATAGCCCAGCGCAATCGCCGCAAAGAGCGGGAATGTAATCGAGAGAACCTCTATCACGGGCCGATCTGGCCGCGTACTCCTCCGGTCTGAGCCCTGTCGAGCAGCAGGTGGTCGAGGATCACGCAAGCCACCATTGCCTCGCCCACCGGCACGGCGCGGATACCGACGCAGGGGTCATGCCGCCCCTTTGTCACCACCTCCGTGGGTGAACCGTCCAGCCGGATCGACCGGCGTGGCGTCAGGATCGACGAGGTGGGCTTCACTGCGAAGCGCACCACGATATCCTGACCGGTGGAAATCCCCCCTAGTATGCCGCCGGAATGGTTCGATGAATATTCCGGCCCGTCCTCTCCCATGAAAATCTCGTCGGCATTGGCCGTGCCTGTCAGCCGGGCCGCCGCCATGCCCTCGCCGATCTCAACGCCCTTCACGGCGTTGATCGACATGCAGGCCGCCGCCAGATCGGTGTCGAGCTTGCCGTAGATCGGCGCCCCCAGCCCGGCCGGCACGCCCCGCGCGCAAACCTCGATCTCGGCTCCCACCGAGTTCTGGCCCTTGCGGATCTCCTGCAGGTATTTCTCCCAATCCGGCAGCGCCTCCGCGTCGGGCATCCAGAAATCGTTCTGCGCGATGGTCTCCCAGTCGAACCGCGCGCGGTCGATCTCCATCTCGCCCATACGGGTCATGTAGCCAGTGATCTCTAGCCCCGGCACCAGTTCATTCAAAGCCGCCCGCGCCAGCCCGCCGGCCGCAACCCGCGCCGCCGTTTCCCGCGCCGATGACCGCCCACCGCCGCGGTAATCCCTGATCCCGTATTTCTGGTGGTAGGTGATATCCGCATGGCCGGGCCGGAAGGTCTGAGCAATCTCGCCGTAATCCTTCGAGCGTTGGTCGGTGTTCTCGATCATCAACTGCACCGGCGTGCCCGTGGTCTTGCCCTCGAACACCCCCGACAGGATCTTCACCGCATCCGGTTCTTTCCGCTGGGTGGTGTGCTTGCTCTGACCCGGGCGCCGCTTGTCGAGCCACTGCTGCAGGAATGCCTCGTCTACCGGCACACCCGGCGGACAGCCATCGACCGTGGCGCCAAGCGC from the Roseovarius indicus genome contains:
- the aroC gene encoding chorismate synthase, with the translated sequence MSLNTFGHVFRVTTWGESHGPALGATVDGCPPGVPVDEAFLQQWLDKRRPGQSKHTTQRKEPDAVKILSGVFEGKTTGTPVQLMIENTDQRSKDYGEIAQTFRPGHADITYHQKYGIRDYRGGGRSSARETAARVAAGGLARAALNELVPGLEITGYMTRMGEMEIDRARFDWETIAQNDFWMPDAEALPDWEKYLQEIRKGQNSVGAEIEVCARGVPAGLGAPIYGKLDTDLAAACMSINAVKGVEIGEGMAAARLTGTANADEIFMGEDGPEYSSNHSGGILGGISTGQDIVVRFAVKPTSSILTPRRSIRLDGSPTEVVTKGRHDPCVGIRAVPVGEAMVACVILDHLLLDRAQTGGVRGQIGP
- a CDS encoding AEC family transporter → MIEVLSITFPLFAAIALGYGSVAFGLFSSDDMKVLGRYVLNIALPPLLFNAVAGRDLGEVLHPGYLLVYLSAGVATMLIGYVAVTLSGTGPARRAVAVMGMVVPNSAFVGYPALLLTLPDIAGQVLVLNFLVENVILIPLGLILLDLSRPRPGRTITGVLGGIAKDFFSRPFVIGLMLGLVVSVTGLPYPEPVERFLSLLAGSAGALALVVIGGTLYGLPMRGDRALAGGIAAGKLMLHPLMAAVAVAIYSVAGVVVLPDEFRQAAILSAAIPMFSIYIILAQPYGHDGIASIALLTAVISSFVTLSLVLWLL
- a CDS encoding bifunctional folylpolyglutamate synthase/dihydrofolate synthase, whose translation is MSGATSDVILQRMMSLHPKIIDLTLDRVWRLLDQLGNPQDALPPVIHIAGTNGKGSTLAMIRAGLEGAGKRVHAYTSPHLARFHERIYLAGSLISESDLTAVLDECYAANGDEPITYFEITTCAALLAMSRTPADYTLLEVGLGGRLDATNVIAQPALTVITPVSVDHESFLGDTLPKIAAEKAGIIKRRVPCVVGPQAEPAMEVIEATAQRLGAPLLAHSQHWHVTTERGRLIFQDETGLRDLPLPNLPGAHQIENAGAALMALRHLNAGDAALEAAVTQARWPARMQRLTHGPLIDAAPQAELWLDGGHNPAAGEALGRYLASLPDRPMHLVCGMMNTKDVKGYMRPLAAHAASLTALSIPDEPNTLSAEDTAAAARAVGMEAGVADSALDAIRAIVAEDPHARILICGSLYLAGSILRENG
- a CDS encoding helix-turn-helix domain-containing protein encodes the protein MTATQDITFGPMLRLWRNRRSLSQLALSADSEISQRHLSFIESGRSRPSREMVLRLAETLAIPLRERNALLVAAGFAPAYRERDPDDPESVAAQRAVQIILKHHEPFPALAIDRHWTMLHANAGVTALLEGIDPTLLEPPVNALRLTLHPGGLAPRIENFREWRAHIFHRLREIIDQTADPGLVALLEELKTYPVPPGAAPYRPGGPGHPSGIAIPFRLCTEHGVLSFLSTTTVFGTALDIALSELAIETFLPADDHTAALLMPGG
- the accD gene encoding acetyl-CoA carboxylase, carboxyltransferase subunit beta; protein product: MNWITNYVRPRINSIFSRREIPENLWSKCDDCGTMLFHRELSQNLNVCTNCGHHMPITPRDRFAALFDGGTYAEVDVPLPTPDPLQFRDQKKYPERMRAAQKATGEKEAMLVARGEIGRTPIVAAAQDFSFMGGSMGMYVGNAIIAAAQEAVKLKRPLILFSAAGGARMQEGILSLMQMPRTTVAVQMLREAGLPYIVVLTHPTTGGVTASYAMLGDVHIAEPNALICFAGPRVIEQTIREKLPEGFQRAEYLLDHGMLDRVTKRTDMRDELITITRMLLGLPPAVKGDLPAPTPEPEAIEATPPAPPPVEPPENPKPAAKADKKKSGKE
- a CDS encoding VOC family protein, giving the protein MDFETVSPAEFGASLNGLGLNILVRDVAAEVRFLEEVFGMASHRVSRDFAIMCYGSQVFQLHGDHTYSANPLLGLLPEAPPRGAGIEIRLYDSDPDKAAEQAEAMGAHVLQAPTDKPHGLRETFILCENGYAWVASRVLTVEEQAAGG
- a CDS encoding DMT family transporter translates to MDIRAIVMGLAFAFMWSSAFTSAKFIVVAAPPVSALALRFLISGLLGVLIARLLGQSWRLTPAQWRATIIFGICQNALYLGLNFVAMQTVEASLAAIIASTMPLLVGLASWAIFGEKIGPLGVFGLVAGVIGVAIIMGTRIQGGADMYGVTLCVLGVIALTFATLAVRGATSGGNFLMVVGLQMLVGSAALGIFGAATETFEVTWSWQLVVAFLYTTLVPGLAATLVWFLLVNRIGAIKAATFHFLNPFLGVAIAAVILSETLGAWDVIGVLVVTGGILAVQLSRQHRKPASATPAK
- a CDS encoding AMP nucleosidase: MAPTDLSGGVHSPDLPAAEQFRDTGKAVDRLIELYDTASAFLCDAFSDAVVNGAPSHRIRAYYPEIRITTTSFAQIDSRLSFGHVAEPGTNATTVTRPRMFRHYLMQQLKLVMDNHDVPVTIGVSDTPMPVHFAVANDAGLTVPQEGAMDFTLRDYFDVPDLSTTNDDIVNGTFQPRPDGAGALAPFTAQRVDYSLARLSHYTATAPEHFQNHVLFTNYQFYVSEFEAYARKMLADPDSGYESFVGPGNATITDPDAPLDLPLKLPQMPTYHLTRPGAAGITLVNIGVGPSNAKTATDHIAVLRPHAWVMVGHCAGLRNTQSLGDFVLAHAYLREDGVLDADLPAWVPIPALAEIQIALEEAVAVETQLKGYDLKRIMRTGTVASFDNRNWELRDQSGPVQRLSQSRAIALDMESATIAANGFRFRVPYGTLLCVSDKPLHGELKLPGMASDFYKTQVARHLMIGIRAMETLRDMPLERIHSRKLRSFDETAFL
- a CDS encoding CPBP family intramembrane glutamic endopeptidase gives rise to the protein MRYDAHETLTAPARPSAQPLRLAGGVVLVILLYLPLAYAYASFAPGALGYDGSTSLLEGRAPLAVLILLFGFTFLILSLGMTLRLVHQRGLGSLIGPSGPALAQFLRCLRYLLPLYLVLTLMPMPADYQLSPNLSPGRWILWLPLALPCVLIQTSAEELVFRGYLQSQLAARFRSPVIWIGLPSALFALFHVNPQMPAGETWAVMIWAGFFGVAAADLTARTGTLGPALALHFINNVFAILVTAPAGQLDGLALYTFPLPLGEAGFAWYVLPIELIFTLCAWLTARIALRC
- a CDS encoding SDR family oxidoreductase; the protein is MGKTLLSFGHGYSAQALAKRLLPQGWVIYGTTRKAEKADALRDEGVIPVMWPDGDLSEAFATATHILVSAGPDEEGDPVLAKLEPRIREIAPRLEWAGYLSTTGVYGDHEGEWVDESAPLTPATKRGKLRVMAETQWRDIDGLPLHIFRLAGIYGPGRGPFEKVRKGTARRIIKEGQVFSRTHVEDIAQVLEASINRPNPGAAYNVCDNDPAPPQDVIAYAAELLGLPVPPEVPFEEAEMSPMARSFYAESKKVDNRRIREELGVELKYPDYRTGLKALLAEAG
- a CDS encoding DUF1330 domain-containing protein, which encodes MAEHETSKAYAVAILQEVEVGPEIVTYLERIDATLAPFGGRFIIHGGEVTELEGAWQGDLIVIEFPDGAAARGWYTSPAYRAILPLRTAHSKGPAIVIPGVGAGHAATDVLV
- a CDS encoding HU family DNA-binding protein, giving the protein MAKPMTKTQLVAALADEMGADKKSASAALDAVVNVITREVSGGGAVTLPGVGKIYCRERPARMVRNPATGEQIQKPADKVVKMTIAKALKDSVND